A window of the Lolium perenne isolate Kyuss_39 chromosome 7, Kyuss_2.0, whole genome shotgun sequence genome harbors these coding sequences:
- the LOC127314047 gene encoding uncharacterized protein — protein sequence MALTTRGGADQAQPPPAPDASLGFLTKRDTEVKLPRATRVKNKTPAGVQITAEQILREARERQEPEIRPPKQKITDVHELADYRLRERKRFEDLIRRVRWNVSAWVKYAKWEEGQKDFARARSVFERALDVAHRDHTLWLKYAEFEMRNRYVNHARNVWDRAVSLLPRIDQLWYKYIHMEELLGAIANARQVFERWMSWRPDTAGWNSYIKFELRYGEVERARAIYERFVAEHPRPDTFIRFAKFEMKRGEVERARQVYERAGDLLVDDEDAEVLFVAFAEFEEKTREVERARAIYKFALDRVPKARAEDLYRKFLAFEKQFGDREGIEDAIVGKRRFQYEDEVRKNPLNYDSWFDYIRLEESVGNKDKIRDVYERAIANVPPADEKRYWQRYIYLWINYALYEELDAQDMERTREVYRECLKLIPHKKFTFAKLWLMAAQFEIRQKNIKAARQTLGNAIGMSPKGKIFKKYIEIELYLGNFDRCRTLYEKYIEWSPANCYAWRKYAELEKNLSETDRARSIYELAIAQPALDTPEVLWKEYLQFEIDEAEFDRARELYERLLDRTKHLKVWISFAEFEASAGLGEDNESEEYKNDAGYQEQQIERVRRCRAVFERGFDYFRTNAAELKEERAMLLEEWLKKELSFGDLGDVTLVQKKAPRKVKRKRPLPSDDGSNIAYEEYIDYIFPDEVALAPNLKILEAAYKWKKQKTDDTDDE from the exons ATGGCGCTCACCACCCGCGGCGGCGCCGACCAGGCGCAGCCGCCGCCGGCCCCGGACGCGAGCCTGGGCTTCCTCACGAAGCGCGACACGGAGGTGAAGCTCCCGCGCGCGACGCGGGTGAAGAACAAGACGCCCGCGGGGGTGCAGATCACCGCCGAGCAGATCCTGCGCGAGGCCCGGGAGCGGCAGGAGCCCGAGATCCGGCCGCCCAAGCAGAAGATCACCGACGTGCACGAGCTCGCCGACTACCGCCTCCGCGAGCGCAAGCGGTTCGAGGACCTCATCCGCCGCGTCCGCTGGAACGTCTCCGCCTGGGTCAAGTACGCCAAGTGGGAGGAAGGGCAGAAGGACTTCGCCCGGGCGCGCTCCGTCTTCGAGCGCGCCCTCGACGTCGCCCACCGCGACCACACGCTCTGGCTCAAGTACGCCGAGTTCGAGATGCGCAACCGCTACGTCAACCATGCCAGGAACGTCTGGGACCGCGCCGTCTCGCTCCTGCCCCGCATCGACCAGCTCTGGTACAAGTACATCCACATGGAGGAGCTGCTCGGCGCCATCGCCAATGCTCGCCAGGTCTTCGAGCGCTGGATGTCGTGGCGTCCTGACACTGCTGGCTGGAACTCGTACATCAAGTTTGAGCTGCGGTACGGGGAGGTTGAGCGGGCGAGAGCAATCTACGAGCGGTTTGTCGCTGAGCACCCACGGCCCGATACGTTCATCCGGTTTGCAAAGTTTGAGATGAAGCGCGGAGAAGTGGAGCGGGCACGGCAGGTGTATGAGCGTGCGGGTGACCTGCTTGTGGATGATGAAGATGCAGAGGTGCTGTTTGTAGCTTTTGCTGAGTTTGAAGAGAAAACCCGGGAGGTGGAGCGAGCTCGTGCTATATACAAGTTTGCGCTTGATAGGGTGCCCAAGGCCAGGGCCGAGGACCTTTACAGGAAGTTCCTGGCTTTTGAGAAACAGTTTGGTGACCGTGAGGGGATTGAGGATGCCATTGTGGGCAAGAGAAGATTCCAGTATGAAGATGAGGTGAGGAAAAACCCCCTCAATTATGACTCATGGTTCGATTACATCAGGCTGGAAGAGAGTGTTGGGAACAAGGACAAGATCAGGGATGTGTATGAGAGGGCCATTGCCAATGTACCCCCTGCAGATGAGAAGCGGTACTGGCAGCGGTACATATACCTTTGGATTAATTATGCTTTGTATGAGGAACTCGATGCACAGGACATGGAAAGGACCCGCGAGGTTTATAGGGAGTGTCTGAAGCTCATTCCACACAAGAAATTTACTTTTGCCAAGTTGTGGCTCATGGCTGCCCAGTTTGAGATAAGGCAAAAGAACATAAAGGCTGCACGTCAGACTCTTGGTAATGCCATTGGCATGTCTCCAAAGGGGAAAATATTTAAGAAATACATTGAGATTGAGCTCTATCTTGGCAACTTTGACCGCTGTCGGACTCTATATGAGAAGTATATTGAATGGTCTCCAGCAAACTGTTATGCGTGGAGGAAGTATGCAGAACTGGAAAAGAACCTTAGCGAAACAGATCGTGCTCGATCAATATATGAGCTTGCTATTGCTCAGCCAGCCCTTGATACGCCTGAGGTTTTGTGGAAG GAGTACTTGCAGTTTGAAATCGACGAAGCTGAATTTGATAGAGCAAGGGAACTCTATGAGAGACTGCTTGATAGAACAAAGCATCTGAAGGTATGGATCAGCTTTGCTGAATTCGAGGCCTCAGCTGGCTTGGGAGAAGACAATGAAAGTGAGGAATATAAGAATGATGCTGGTTATCAGGAACAGCAGATCGAGCGGGTCCGGAGGTGTCGGG CTGTCTTTGAAAGGGGATTCGACTACTTCAGGACAAATGCTGCAGAGCTAAAGGAGGAAAGAGCAATGCTCTTGGAAGAATGGCTCAAAAAGGAGCTGAGCTTTGGTGATCTTGGTGATGTCACCTTAGTGCAGAAGAAGGCGCCGAGGAAAGTGAAGAGGAAGAGACCACTTCCATCAGACGATGGCTCCAATATTGC GTACGAGGAGTACATTGATTATATCTTCCCTGACGAGGTTGCACTGGCACCAAACCTCAAGATATTGGAAGCTGCTTACAAGTGGAAGAAGCAGAAGACAGATGACACAGATGATGAATGA